In Choloepus didactylus isolate mChoDid1 chromosome 6, mChoDid1.pri, whole genome shotgun sequence, one DNA window encodes the following:
- the LOC119537693 gene encoding olfactory receptor 52N1, with product MSFLNGTSLTPASFIINGIPGLEEVHLWLSFPLCTMYSIAITGNFGLMYLIYSEVTLHRPMYIFLALLSFTDVLMCTSTLPNTLCIFWFNLKEIDFNACLAQMFFVHTFTGMESGVLMLMALDRYVAICHPLRYASILTNSVIAKAGLLTFLRGVMLVIPFTFLTKRLPYCRGNVIPHTYCDHMSVAKISCGNVKVNAIYGLMVALLIGGFDILCITISYTMILQAVVSLSSADAEQKAFSTCTAHICAIIITYVPAFFTFFTHRFGGHTIPPHIHIIMANLYLLMPPTMNPIVYGVKTKQIREGVIRFLLKGKDDSSHEV from the coding sequence ATGTCATTTCTCAATGGCACCAGCCTAACACCAGCTTCATTCATCATAAATGGCATCCCTGGCCTGGAAGAAGTGCATTTGTGGCTCTCCTTCCCCCTGTGTACCATGTACAGCATTGCCATTACAGGGAACTTTGGCCTTATGTACCTCATCTACTCTGAAGTGACCTTACACAGACCTATGTACATCTTCCTGGCCCTTCTCTCCTTCACAGATGTGCTCATGTGCACCAGCACTCTCCCCAACACCCTGTGCATATTCTGGTTCAACCTCAAGGAGATTGACTTTAATGCCTGCCTGGCCCAGATGTTCTTTGTCCACACCTTCACAGGGATGGAGTCTGGTGTGCTCATGCTCATGGCCCTGGACCgttatgtggccatctgccaTCCCCTGCGCTATGCCTCTATCCTCACTAATTCAGTCATTGCTAAGGCTGGCCTCCTCACGTTCCTTAGAGGTGTGATGCTTGTTATCCCTTTCACTTTCCTCACCAAGCGCCTGCCATACTGCAGGGGCAATGTCATACCCCACACCTACTGTGACCACATGTCTGTGGCCAAGATATCCTGTGGCAATGTGAAGGTCAATGCCATCTATGGTCTGATGGTAGCCCTCCTGATTGGGGGCTTTGATATCCTGTGCATCACCATTTCTTACACCATGATTCTTCAAGCGGTTGTGAGTCTGTCTTCAGCAGATGCTGAACAGAAAGCCTTCAGCACCTGCACAGCACATATCTGTGCCATCATCATTACCTATGTCCCAGCCTTCTTCACCTTCTTTACACACCGCTTTGGAGGACACACCATTCCTCCCCACATACACATTATTATGGCGAATCTCTATCTACTCATGCCTCCCACGATGAACCCTATTGTGTATGGGGTGAAAACCAAGCAGATACGAGAAGGTGTAATTAGGTTCTTGCTTAAGGGAAAGGATGATTCTTCTCATGAAGTTTAA